From the genome of Hymenobacter cellulosilyticus, one region includes:
- a CDS encoding tetratricopeptide repeat protein produces MKIFPRIALAASLSAAAPVAASAQQTQVFASDERHFQEGLELFDRGKFGAAQQAFQRYLDQTQRRTGELRDRTTDAEYYRAISGLYLFHPDAEGQVLAFAANNPAHPKAAQAFFELGKLYFDKKDYARAIDYLQRVGADNLSTEQRAESEFKLAYSYFSQKEFDKAKLLFDRNKQGNHEYRYASSYYAGYLAFRGGDYAAARQDLGVAEQNDAYRLVVPAIMSQIYYKEGNFDGLIDYGTKALAQTPPPQSADEIQLLVGDAFYQKQDYKQAAEYFDKYAAGRKKIEPKVQYKIGYSNFKMGDYKGAIGSLKGVAAQRDSLGQNAAYHMGLSYLKTNQKQQALNSFDAARKTTFDKTITENATIKYAQINYELGNTQEVITALKDFNKRFPRSKNAAAADDILSESFLNSSDFAQAINYLEGLDDRSNKLNATYQRVTYLQAATYYNNNQYTQALPLVDKSLKYPQDDALRAAAQVLKGEIYSVGQKYPEAITAYTAAARTARDGAAADTDFDQKARYGLGYAYYNTQQYDRARTQFQAYLNDPIAKPTDPNYYDVTLRVADTYYVGKNYAQALELYEKVIAANAADKDYAYYQKSVTLGLMGRRDEATKTLSTLLKTSPSSRYADDAVYQQAQFDFEAGDFQPAVDGFTKLIVNRPNSQLIPQALQKRGVAYANLGQHDKAIADFKQVLDQHPRTKAASSAIYSMQESLSAVGKTEEFDQYLAQFKQQNPESKATESVEFEAAKSLYLAEKYPQAITRLESYLKQYPNNALAADGRFFLADSYLKTGKKNEALARMRAVVTEGKSEFVNRAVGRVADLEFEAKNYPEAIKYYTRLREVSQNKREVANAGIGLMKSYFETADYPSTRRVAEELRSVAGASLNATNTANLYLGKASYKTANFDLAIPELTTAAAATDETGAEAQYLLADVLFQQKKYPEALDAAYKTNSSNYELWQGRGFLLIADIYTAQGETFQAKATLNSIIENKFPVAEVIEGAKQRLAALSTEAGSGGTTGGGKTPPAKTQTTKTPTGKTGTATPPAKTPAPKGKTPARSSLQPTGTPPADTTAAPGAGTER; encoded by the coding sequence ATGAAGATATTTCCCCGGATTGCGCTGGCCGCTTCCCTCAGCGCCGCGGCTCCCGTGGCCGCTTCGGCCCAGCAAACGCAGGTTTTTGCCTCCGACGAACGACACTTTCAGGAAGGCCTCGAGCTCTTTGACCGCGGCAAGTTCGGCGCCGCCCAGCAGGCCTTCCAGCGCTACCTTGACCAGACCCAGCGCCGCACTGGTGAGCTGCGCGACCGGACCACCGACGCGGAGTACTATCGGGCCATTTCGGGCCTCTACCTGTTTCACCCCGACGCCGAAGGGCAGGTGCTGGCCTTTGCCGCCAATAACCCGGCCCACCCCAAAGCCGCCCAGGCCTTCTTCGAGCTGGGTAAGCTCTACTTCGACAAGAAGGACTACGCCCGGGCCATCGACTACCTGCAGCGCGTGGGGGCCGACAACCTGAGCACTGAGCAGCGGGCCGAATCGGAGTTTAAGCTGGCCTACAGCTACTTTTCGCAAAAGGAGTTCGACAAGGCCAAGCTCTTGTTTGACCGCAACAAGCAGGGCAACCACGAGTACCGCTACGCCAGCTCGTACTACGCGGGCTACCTGGCCTTCCGCGGCGGCGACTACGCCGCTGCCCGCCAGGACCTGGGCGTGGCCGAGCAAAATGATGCCTACCGCCTCGTGGTGCCAGCCATCATGAGCCAGATCTACTACAAGGAAGGCAACTTCGACGGCTTGATTGACTACGGCACCAAGGCCCTGGCCCAGACGCCGCCCCCGCAGAGCGCCGACGAAATTCAGCTGCTCGTGGGCGACGCCTTCTACCAGAAGCAGGACTACAAGCAGGCCGCCGAGTATTTCGACAAGTACGCCGCCGGCCGCAAGAAGATCGAGCCCAAGGTGCAGTACAAAATCGGCTACTCCAACTTCAAGATGGGCGACTACAAGGGCGCCATCGGCAGCCTGAAGGGCGTGGCCGCCCAGCGCGACTCCCTGGGCCAGAACGCGGCCTACCACATGGGCCTGAGCTACCTGAAGACCAACCAGAAGCAGCAGGCTCTCAACTCGTTTGACGCGGCCCGCAAGACCACCTTCGACAAGACCATTACCGAAAACGCCACCATCAAGTACGCCCAGATCAACTACGAGCTGGGCAACACCCAGGAGGTGATTACGGCCCTGAAGGATTTTAATAAGCGGTTTCCGCGCTCCAAGAACGCTGCCGCGGCCGACGACATCCTGAGCGAGAGTTTCCTCAACTCCAGCGACTTTGCCCAGGCCATCAACTACCTCGAAGGCCTTGACGACCGCAGCAACAAGCTCAACGCCACCTACCAGCGCGTGACCTATCTGCAGGCTGCTACTTACTACAACAACAACCAGTACACCCAGGCCCTGCCGCTGGTCGACAAGTCGCTGAAGTACCCGCAGGACGATGCCCTGCGGGCGGCGGCCCAGGTGCTCAAAGGCGAAATCTACAGCGTGGGGCAGAAGTATCCGGAGGCCATTACGGCCTATACCGCCGCCGCCCGCACCGCCCGCGACGGAGCTGCCGCCGACACCGACTTCGACCAGAAAGCCCGCTACGGCCTGGGCTATGCCTACTACAACACCCAGCAGTACGACCGGGCCCGCACCCAGTTTCAAGCCTATCTGAACGACCCGATTGCCAAGCCCACCGACCCGAACTACTACGACGTGACCCTGCGCGTGGCTGATACCTACTACGTGGGGAAAAACTACGCCCAGGCCCTGGAGCTCTACGAAAAGGTTATTGCCGCCAACGCGGCCGACAAGGACTACGCCTACTACCAGAAAAGCGTGACCCTGGGACTGATGGGCCGCCGCGACGAAGCCACCAAAACCCTGAGCACCCTGCTCAAAACCTCGCCCTCCTCGCGCTACGCCGACGATGCGGTGTACCAGCAGGCCCAATTCGATTTCGAAGCCGGCGACTTCCAGCCCGCCGTGGATGGCTTCACTAAGCTGATCGTCAACCGGCCCAACAGCCAGCTGATTCCGCAGGCCCTGCAGAAGCGCGGGGTGGCTTACGCCAACCTGGGCCAGCACGACAAGGCCATTGCCGACTTCAAGCAGGTGCTCGACCAGCATCCGCGGACCAAGGCCGCCAGCAGCGCTATCTACAGCATGCAGGAAAGTTTGTCGGCCGTGGGTAAAACGGAGGAGTTTGACCAGTACCTGGCGCAGTTCAAGCAGCAGAATCCGGAAAGCAAGGCCACCGAAAGCGTCGAGTTTGAGGCCGCTAAATCCTTGTACCTGGCCGAGAAGTACCCCCAGGCTATTACCCGCCTGGAATCTTACCTGAAGCAGTATCCCAACAACGCCCTGGCCGCCGACGGCCGCTTCTTCCTGGCCGATTCCTACCTGAAAACCGGCAAAAAAAACGAAGCCCTGGCCCGGATGCGCGCCGTGGTAACCGAGGGCAAGAGCGAATTCGTGAACCGGGCCGTGGGCCGGGTAGCCGACCTGGAGTTTGAAGCCAAGAACTACCCGGAGGCCATTAAGTACTACACCCGCCTGCGGGAAGTGTCGCAGAACAAGCGCGAAGTGGCCAACGCCGGCATCGGGCTGATGAAGAGCTACTTTGAAACGGCCGACTACCCCAGTACCCGCCGCGTGGCCGAGGAGCTGCGCAGCGTGGCCGGGGCCTCGCTCAATGCCACCAACACGGCCAATCTGTACCTGGGCAAAGCCAGCTACAAGACGGCCAATTTTGACCTGGCCATTCCAGAGCTGACCACGGCCGCCGCCGCTACGGACGAAACCGGGGCCGAGGCCCAGTACCTGCTGGCCGACGTGCTGTTCCAGCAGAAAAAATACCCCGAGGCCCTGGACGCGGCCTACAAAACCAACTCCTCAAACTACGAGCTGTGGCAGGGCCGGGGCTTTCTGCTAATTGCCGACATCTACACGGCCCAGGGGGAAACCTTCCAGGCCAAGGCTACGCTGAACTCCATCATCGAGAATAAATTCCCGGTGGCCGAAGTCATCGAGGGCGCCAAGCAGCGCCTGGCGGCCTTATCGACGGAAGCGGGCAGCGGCGGCACGACGGGCGGCGGCAAGACGCCACCGGCCAAAACGCAGACCACCAAAACGCCCACGGGCAAAACCGGAACTGCCACGCCGCCGGCCAAAACCCCGGCTCCCAAGGGCAAGACCCCGGCGCGTAGCTCGCTGCAGCCCACTGGCACACCCCCCGCCGACACGACGGCTGCGCCTGGGGCCGGCACCGAACGCTAA